Genomic window (Pseudomonas xantholysinigenes):
AGCGCCTGTTCGCTCACCGGTTTTTGCAGCACGGTGCTGCGCGGCAGCTCCAGCCCCTGCAGCTCTGCGTAACCGGTGAGGAATATCACCGGTAGGCCGGGGAAGCGTTCGCGGGCCGCCAGGGCCAATTGCGCGCCATTGAATTCAGGCATGGCGAAGTCGGTGAGCAACAGGTCGACCTGCTCATCCAGCAAGGCCAGTGCCTGTTCGCTGCTATGCGCCTGGCGCACGTTGCAGCCATGGCGACGCAGCAGGTCGCCAATCATCTCGCGCACCAGATGGTCGTCGTCCACCAGTAACACGTGGCGATCTGCCACGCGTTGCACCAGGTTGGTGGAGGTATCCTGCTCAGGTTGTGCTTGTACTGCCTGCTGGTGGACCGCAGGCAGGTACACACTGACCTGGGTGCCACGCCCTGGCGCAGTCTCGATACGCACACCGCCACCGGATTGCTTGGCGAACCCGAACACCTGGGCCAGCCCCAGGCCCGAGCCCTTGCCGATGTCCTTGGTGGTGAAGAACGGTTCGAACACCTTTGCCAGGACATCCTCGCTCATGCCGCATCCGGTGTCGTGAATCGACAGCACCACGTACTCGCCAGGCTCTGGATCCTCGGGGCGATGGGGGCGGGCGCTGACCCGCTGGTTGCGCGTGGCCAGTGTCAGTTGGCCGCCCTCGGGCATCGCATCGCGGGCATTGATCGCCAGGTTGAGGATGATCATCTCGGTCTGGGTCGGGTCGGTCAGCGCCTGCCAGAGCTGGCTGTCGAGCTTCAGGCGCACCGAGACATTGCCACCCAGGGTGCGCCGCAACAGTTCCTCGAGACCGGACAGGGTGTGGTTGAGGTTCAGGGCGACTGGCTCGAGCCGTTGCTTGCGCGAGAACGCCAGCAGTTGCGCGGTGAGCTTGGCACCCCGTTCCCCGGCTTCACGGATGTGCTGCAGGCGGCTGCTGGCCTTGTCCAGCGAGCCGCGTTGCAGGTCGCGCTGGAGGAAGCTGGCACCGGTGAGGATAACTGTCAGCAGGTTGTTGAAGTCGTGCGCCACACCAGCGGTGAGCTGGCCGACGGCTTCCAGGCGCTGCATCTGCTGTAGGGCTGCCTCGATGCGTTCGCGCTCGGCGATCTGCTCGCGCAGTCGGGCGTTGGCCTCGGCCAGGTCCAGGGTTGCCTCGCGTTCGCTGGAAATATCGCGCGCGACCACATACAGCAGGGTGTCGTCCGGCACCACCACCCAGGACAGCCAGCGCTGCTGGCCGCCGGCGTGCTGGATGCGGCCGATGAAGCGGGCGCTGGTGCGGCCCAGCGACAGTGCCGCGAGTTCCGCGAGCAAGGCCTCCTGATCGGCCTCGGGCAGCAGGTGCAACAGTGACATCTGGCCCAACTGCTCGCGGGTGAAACCCAGGCTGGCTTCCCAGGCGGGGTTCAACGCGACGGGGGTGAGGTCCTTGTTCAGCACTGCCAGCAAGTCCTGGGACAGTTCCCAGGCCCGGTCACGCTCGCGGGTGCGGCGCTCGACCCGTTCGCCGAGCATCTCGTTGAGCTGTTCCAGCGCGCGGGTGGCCTGGCGTTGCTGGTGGATATCCTGGAGCACGCCGGAAAAACGCACGCATTGTCCATCGACGAACTGGGTCTGGCCACTGGACAGCAGCCAGCGCGGCTCCAGGCCGCCCGACGGGGCTATGCGGAATTCGGCCCGGTACAATCCATCGCTGTCTGGCCGCATGGCTTGCTCGACGGCATTTCGCACCTGCGGCAGGTCATCGGGATGGATCCCGGCATAGAAGACCTCCAGGCTCATCACGGTATCGGTCGGGAGGCCGAACAAGGTCTTGCAGCGGTCATCCCATACCACCAGGTTGTCCTGTGGCCGGTAATCCCAGGTGCCCATGCCTGCCGCGTCGATGGCGATGCGGGCGCGGGCCTCGACTTCGGCCAAGGCTTCCTCGGCCCGGCGTCGGCGCTGGCGTTCCTGTACTTCTGTCATGGCCCTGCGCACGGCCTTGGGCAGTAACGGCAGGTTCTTCTTCAGCACATAGTCGGTGGCGCCAAGGCGGATCATCTCCACCGCATGTTCCTCGCCATAGATGCCGGAGAGGAAGATGAACGGCACATCCGGGGCCAGGCGCTGGGCAATGGCCAGCACCTCGGTGCCGGACGAGCCGGGCAGCACGCAGTCGCAGAGAATCAGGTCGCAGCTGGCTTCACGCAGGGCATGCTCGACCCCGACATGATCGAACACTAGCCGCGCTTGCACCTGCAACCCGCTGCGCTCCAGGCGCAGCAAGGTCAGCTCGGCATCCATCGAACTATCCTCGACCAGCAGCAACTTCAGCGCTGTGTTAGCCATTGTGGCAGCGCTCAATTGCTGCCGCGCCGGTTCAGGCGCAGCGAGCCGGGAGGCGGTTCGTTGAGGACTGCCCAGAACACTCCCAGGTCAGCAATCGCGGTGACGAACTCCTTGAACTCCACGGGCTTGACCACATAGGCGTTCACCCCCAGCTCATAGGCGCGCAACAAGTCGGGTTCTTCGCGCGAAGAGGTCAGCATCACCGTCGGGATGCTGCGCAGCGCGGGGGTGTCGCGTAGCTGCTTGAGTACCTCCAGGCCATTGACCTTGGGCAACTTCAGGTCCAGCAGCAACACGGCCGGGTTGCCACCGTCCCGATTGGCATGGCTGTTGCGCCGCAGCAGGTAGTCCATTGCCTCGGCGCCGTCGCGCAGCACGATGACTTCGTTGGCCAGCTG
Coding sequences:
- a CDS encoding response regulator; this translates as MLKPILLVEDNPRDLELTLLALERSQLANEVIVLRDGAEAMDYLLRRNSHANRDGGNPAVLLLDLKLPKVNGLEVLKQLRDTPALRSIPTVMLTSSREEPDLLRAYELGVNAYVVKPVEFKEFVTAIADLGVFWAVLNEPPPGSLRLNRRGSN
- a CDS encoding response regulator yields the protein MANTALKLLLVEDSSMDAELTLLRLERSGLQVQARLVFDHVGVEHALREASCDLILCDCVLPGSSGTEVLAIAQRLAPDVPFIFLSGIYGEEHAVEMIRLGATDYVLKKNLPLLPKAVRRAMTEVQERQRRRRAEEALAEVEARARIAIDAAGMGTWDYRPQDNLVVWDDRCKTLFGLPTDTVMSLEVFYAGIHPDDLPQVRNAVEQAMRPDSDGLYRAEFRIAPSGGLEPRWLLSSGQTQFVDGQCVRFSGVLQDIHQQRQATRALEQLNEMLGERVERRTRERDRAWELSQDLLAVLNKDLTPVALNPAWEASLGFTREQLGQMSLLHLLPEADQEALLAELAALSLGRTSARFIGRIQHAGGQQRWLSWVVVPDDTLLYVVARDISSEREATLDLAEANARLREQIAERERIEAALQQMQRLEAVGQLTAGVAHDFNNLLTVILTGASFLQRDLQRGSLDKASSRLQHIREAGERGAKLTAQLLAFSRKQRLEPVALNLNHTLSGLEELLRRTLGGNVSVRLKLDSQLWQALTDPTQTEMIILNLAINARDAMPEGGQLTLATRNQRVSARPHRPEDPEPGEYVVLSIHDTGCGMSEDVLAKVFEPFFTTKDIGKGSGLGLAQVFGFAKQSGGGVRIETAPGRGTQVSVYLPAVHQQAVQAQPEQDTSTNLVQRVADRHVLLVDDDHLVREMIGDLLRRHGCNVRQAHSSEQALALLDEQVDLLLTDFAMPEFNGAQLALAARERFPGLPVIFLTGYAELQGLELPRSTVLQKPVSEQALVQALAELLEDRKVD